A genomic stretch from Luteolibacter flavescens includes:
- a CDS encoding O-antigen ligase family protein codes for MQALSGIFLSLSLVLAVVLGGQTIDYTWGPALVALALAMATGGVQAWRLGKQPRSAWFAFALILIASGWFLWRCWGSPVSEYGRSDALLVSGALLCCVWAWMMPARGTAVRLMMATLALLGVVNLGICLVQAGDPAFAWPFAGRPVLYPSGLFGHYNHLADFAQVSSLLLAARAIWGQDHIAERVFHALGVVASVVCVVMSHSRGGAVSLGAGIAVLFLCWGILAWRDKKRNRGVVTAIAVIVPLVIALLSPLIFSKLQERRGARDSSVAGAADDRFRLTMASFAIKISTTESVLTGSGSRSFGWKKNSASDPEQDKYWDRYNDDYVHNELLQAAVDYGWGGALLVVGAVMVTGLAGVAGLAGRDEADAATGSSLDALACGGLAAMAGTLLHSNFSFVTHTLPGAMYLGLAFGFALPKRDRRELPEMIGPVRFAPCLLVLPVAAVLAIAGWQGSMAYRTLWPALFGKEMLSVTAPGLAVADIQRAMQQWPGSELAGRAGHISTTVAALEELPASEKKEWLTNAADLYATAAKLNPYDPEWPVNRASALSLLGRNAEAEREFERAIERQGGAERNFRARYHFATHLYRRWYDAWTKERRAGEALGQFIRARDLLKESGNQGGFSRIEKDAKELTTGLDETIRFLEGAQVKPEPVKGD; via the coding sequence ATGCAAGCTCTCTCCGGCATCTTCCTCTCCCTCTCGCTCGTCTTGGCCGTGGTCCTCGGTGGCCAGACCATCGACTACACCTGGGGCCCGGCACTGGTGGCGCTCGCGCTGGCCATGGCCACCGGCGGCGTGCAGGCATGGCGGTTGGGCAAGCAGCCGCGCTCCGCGTGGTTCGCCTTCGCGCTCATCCTCATCGCCAGCGGGTGGTTCCTGTGGCGCTGCTGGGGCAGCCCGGTGAGCGAGTATGGCCGGTCGGACGCGCTGCTCGTCTCCGGTGCGCTGCTCTGCTGCGTGTGGGCGTGGATGATGCCCGCACGGGGGACGGCGGTCCGTCTCATGATGGCGACGCTGGCGCTGCTCGGCGTGGTGAATCTGGGGATCTGCCTGGTGCAGGCGGGCGATCCGGCGTTCGCGTGGCCTTTCGCAGGTCGCCCGGTGCTCTATCCGTCCGGGCTCTTCGGCCACTACAATCACCTCGCGGACTTCGCGCAGGTCTCCTCGCTGCTCCTCGCCGCCCGGGCGATCTGGGGGCAGGACCACATCGCGGAGCGGGTCTTCCACGCGCTCGGCGTGGTGGCATCGGTCGTCTGCGTGGTGATGTCGCACTCGCGTGGCGGGGCGGTGAGCCTCGGGGCGGGGATCGCGGTGCTCTTCCTCTGCTGGGGCATCCTCGCATGGCGGGACAAGAAGCGGAACCGCGGCGTGGTCACCGCCATCGCGGTCATCGTCCCGCTCGTCATCGCCCTGCTTTCCCCGCTGATCTTCTCGAAGCTTCAGGAGCGGCGCGGTGCAAGGGACAGCTCGGTGGCCGGGGCGGCGGACGACCGCTTCCGCCTGACCATGGCCAGCTTCGCGATCAAGATCTCCACCACCGAGTCCGTCCTGACCGGCAGCGGCAGCCGCAGCTTTGGCTGGAAAAAGAACTCCGCCTCCGATCCCGAGCAGGACAAGTACTGGGACCGCTACAATGACGACTACGTCCACAACGAGCTGCTGCAGGCCGCGGTGGACTACGGCTGGGGCGGTGCGCTGCTGGTGGTGGGTGCAGTGATGGTCACGGGCCTCGCGGGCGTGGCCGGACTGGCGGGTCGCGATGAGGCGGACGCCGCCACCGGGTCCTCGCTGGATGCGCTGGCCTGCGGCGGTCTGGCGGCGATGGCGGGCACGCTGCTTCACTCGAATTTCAGCTTCGTCACGCACACGCTGCCCGGCGCGATGTATCTCGGGCTGGCATTCGGCTTCGCCCTGCCGAAGCGCGACCGCCGCGAGCTGCCGGAGATGATCGGGCCGGTGCGCTTCGCCCCCTGCCTGCTGGTCCTGCCGGTGGCCGCCGTGCTGGCCATCGCCGGGTGGCAGGGCAGCATGGCCTACCGCACGCTGTGGCCCGCGCTCTTTGGGAAGGAAATGCTTTCAGTGACGGCCCCGGGGCTGGCCGTGGCCGACATCCAGCGCGCCATGCAGCAGTGGCCGGGCTCCGAGCTGGCGGGAAGAGCCGGCCACATCTCCACCACCGTCGCCGCGCTTGAGGAGCTGCCCGCGTCCGAAAAGAAGGAATGGCTCACGAACGCCGCAGACCTCTACGCCACCGCCGCGAAGCTGAATCCCTATGACCCGGAGTGGCCGGTGAACCGCGCCTCGGCGCTCTCACTGCTCGGGCGGAATGCCGAGGCGGAGCGGGAATTCGAGCGAGCCATCGAGAGGCAAGGCGGAGCCGAGCGGAATTTCCGCGCCCGCTACCACTTCGCCACCCACCTCTACCGCCGCTGGTATGACGCGTGGACGAAGGAGCGCCGTGCCGGAGAAGCGCTCGGCCAATTCATCCGCGCCCGCGACCTGCTGAAAGAATCCGGCAACCAAGGAGGCTTCAGCCGCATCGAGAAAGACGCCAAGGAGCTAACGACGGGCCTCGATGAGACCATCCGCTTCCTGGAAGGAGCCCAGGTCAAGCCGGAGCCGGTCAAAGGGGACTGA
- a CDS encoding glycosyltransferase, with the protein MTPSSPTPRVAAVFACYNRRETAVECARRLRAQTRPLDRLIVADNASTDGSAEALKALGWDALEVLDIGDNLGNAGGVLAAMEHAYAEGMDAVWILDDDSWPRPDALEEMLRTPWRDDVVIHPLQEDPKTGRFTWPLQILAHDGTPSLIYTRDEMPAQPLVRSRGVWTGAMVPKKVRDGAGPVLGELFIRGEDEEYPWRIEKAGYATYAVPAAVMDHPGPADLVEWRFLGKRLFLERGLADWKLHYKVRNMVWLKRRQAGAAGALAMALAYALCVAKVDGPKRLPLVWRAFLDGWQARLGRLGG; encoded by the coding sequence ATGACTCCTTCCTCCCCGACTCCCCGCGTGGCGGCGGTCTTCGCCTGCTACAACCGCCGCGAGACCGCGGTGGAATGCGCGCGCCGCCTGAGGGCGCAGACGCGTCCGCTCGACCGGCTGATCGTGGCGGACAATGCCTCGACCGATGGCTCGGCAGAAGCCTTGAAGGCGCTCGGCTGGGACGCGCTGGAGGTGCTGGATATCGGCGACAATCTCGGCAATGCCGGCGGCGTGCTCGCGGCGATGGAGCACGCGTATGCCGAGGGCATGGATGCGGTGTGGATCCTCGACGATGACTCGTGGCCGCGACCGGATGCGCTGGAGGAAATGCTGCGCACGCCGTGGCGCGACGACGTGGTGATCCATCCTTTGCAAGAGGACCCCAAGACGGGCCGCTTCACCTGGCCGCTGCAGATCCTGGCCCACGATGGCACGCCCTCGCTGATCTACACGCGCGATGAAATGCCCGCGCAGCCGCTGGTCCGCAGCCGCGGTGTGTGGACCGGCGCGATGGTGCCGAAGAAGGTGCGAGACGGCGCGGGCCCGGTGCTCGGCGAACTCTTCATCCGCGGCGAGGACGAGGAATATCCGTGGCGGATCGAGAAGGCGGGCTACGCCACCTATGCGGTGCCTGCCGCGGTGATGGATCACCCCGGCCCGGCGGATCTGGTGGAGTGGCGCTTCCTCGGCAAGCGGCTCTTCCTCGAGCGCGGGCTGGCCGACTGGAAGCTGCACTACAAGGTGCGGAACATGGTTTGGCTGAAGCGCCGGCAGGCCGGTGCCGCGGGCGCGCTCGCGATGGCGCTGGCCTACGCGCTGTGCGTGGCCAAGGTCGATGGGCCGAAGCGGCTGCCGCTGGTGTGGCGGGCCTTCCTCGATGGCTGGCAGGCGAGGCTAGGCAGGCTGGGCGGTTGA
- a CDS encoding glycosyltransferase family 2 protein, whose product MSPGIQSPRPVDFTIVTPSLNYGRFLGDCLASVAAQEGVTVEHLVHDGGSTDDSAAVAARHPHARWVQAQDNGMSQAINRGFDAAQGEWVMWLNADDRLKPGALAAMLEHLRASTMDIVYGDFDFTDEAGTHLRTVRLPGWSPFVHVHHHCYIGSTAAFYRRSSVIAAGYRLREDFRYVMDGEYYARLHAAGLSFGHVPVTVADFRLHGGNASMRHLGKSRDLEVILRAERQHVESRAIRRAYGITLFDDPYLNGLADGVLWIAARGWKMAMRTLGK is encoded by the coding sequence GTGAGCCCCGGCATTCAATCCCCGCGCCCCGTGGACTTCACCATCGTCACGCCCAGCCTGAACTACGGTCGCTTCCTCGGCGATTGCCTGGCCAGCGTGGCCGCGCAGGAAGGTGTGACCGTGGAGCACCTGGTCCATGACGGCGGCTCGACGGACGACAGCGCCGCGGTGGCGGCACGCCATCCGCACGCCCGGTGGGTGCAGGCGCAGGACAACGGGATGTCGCAGGCGATCAACCGTGGCTTCGACGCGGCGCAGGGCGAGTGGGTCATGTGGCTGAATGCCGACGACCGCCTGAAGCCCGGGGCGCTGGCCGCGATGCTGGAGCACCTGCGCGCAAGTACGATGGACATCGTATATGGCGACTTCGATTTCACGGATGAAGCGGGCACGCACCTGCGCACGGTGCGGCTGCCTGGGTGGTCGCCCTTCGTCCACGTGCACCACCATTGCTACATCGGCTCGACGGCGGCCTTCTACCGGCGCTCGTCGGTCATCGCGGCGGGGTATCGCCTGCGCGAGGACTTCCGCTACGTGATGGATGGCGAGTACTACGCACGCCTGCACGCGGCGGGCCTGAGCTTCGGCCACGTGCCGGTGACGGTGGCGGACTTCCGCCTGCACGGCGGGAATGCCTCGATGCGCCACCTCGGCAAGTCGCGCGACCTGGAAGTGATCCTCCGCGCGGAACGCCAGCACGTGGAATCCCGCGCGATCCGCCGCGCGTACGGCATCACACTCTTCGACGACCCCTATCTGAACGGCCTCGCGGATGGCGTGCTGTGGATCGCGGCGCGCGGCTGGAAGATGGCGATGCGAACCCTGGGAAAATGA
- a CDS encoding alpha-1,2-fucosyltransferase, translating into MAGDSIAKGDTRMIRVVMLGRLGNNLFQYALGRVLSEKHGVPLVMDASWFNAEGWGEVKCLRDLPGPASGKARIVRPLTLASRALRKATGKHRWQLRGIPGFTERDDDHAFDPRVFDVPADALLFGYFQTPLYFSGIEASLREELNTHGLGLEKGREELAEKLRAPGSVAVHVRRGDYAGNPRLDICGPDYYAEAIRRMRAAVPGARFHIFSDDPAWCADRFRGADMTVVTAPPSQSPLVDLHLMSLAGHHVIANSSYSWWAAWLGKKEGQRVMMPHEWQRGIHAPIDEKQCDGWEIVDPSGNEMK; encoded by the coding sequence ATGGCTGGCGATTCCATCGCGAAAGGCGACACAAGGATGATCCGCGTCGTGATGCTCGGCCGCCTCGGCAACAACCTCTTCCAGTATGCGCTGGGGCGGGTGCTGTCGGAAAAGCATGGCGTGCCGCTGGTGATGGATGCGTCGTGGTTCAATGCCGAAGGCTGGGGCGAGGTGAAGTGCCTGCGCGACCTGCCCGGCCCGGCCTCGGGCAAGGCCCGCATCGTACGTCCGCTCACGTTGGCATCGCGCGCGCTGCGGAAGGCCACGGGAAAGCACCGCTGGCAATTGCGCGGCATCCCGGGATTCACGGAGCGGGACGATGACCATGCCTTCGACCCGCGCGTCTTCGATGTCCCCGCGGATGCGCTGCTCTTCGGCTACTTTCAGACGCCGCTCTACTTCTCCGGCATCGAGGCATCGCTGCGCGAGGAATTGAACACCCACGGCCTCGGGCTGGAGAAAGGCCGCGAGGAATTGGCGGAGAAACTTCGCGCGCCCGGCAGCGTGGCCGTGCATGTCCGCCGCGGCGACTATGCGGGGAATCCGCGGCTCGATATCTGCGGGCCGGACTACTATGCGGAGGCGATCCGCAGGATGCGCGCGGCGGTTCCCGGAGCGCGTTTCCACATCTTTTCCGATGACCCGGCGTGGTGCGCGGACCGCTTCCGCGGTGCGGACATGACCGTCGTGACCGCTCCCCCTTCCCAATCGCCGCTGGTGGATCTCCACCTGATGAGCCTCGCCGGGCACCATGTGATCGCGAACAGCAGCTACTCGTGGTGGGCCGCATGGCTGGGGAAGAAAGAAGGACAGCGCGTGATGATGCCGCACGAATGGCAGCGCGGCATCCACGCACCGATCGACGAAAAGCAATGCGACGGCTGGGAGATCGTGGATCCCTCCGGAAACGAAATGAAATGA
- a CDS encoding DUF268 domain-containing protein, with the protein MIRAILRAAGFDPRRFPTAVSGWQRFTRDRERYRGMPGADAIPLGDDLPMLTEFGESSGHLGAYFFQDLQVAKWILTDQPQRHVDVGSRLDGFIGHLAVFREVDVLDIRPQPVAVPNVRFHQVDLSAELPPEWIACTDSLSCLHTIEHFGLGRYGDDIDPLGHLKGLEQLKRMVKPGGRFYLSTPIGPERVEFNAHRIFAASTVTGWFRDGWQIERFAVVDDATRLHPEVDWQSEAARNHHGCQAGVGILCAIRTSP; encoded by the coding sequence ATGATCCGAGCCATCCTCAGGGCCGCCGGCTTCGACCCGCGGCGCTTTCCCACCGCCGTGTCAGGCTGGCAGCGCTTCACGCGCGACCGCGAGCGCTATCGCGGCATGCCCGGAGCGGACGCGATCCCGCTGGGCGATGACTTGCCGATGCTGACGGAATTCGGCGAGTCCTCCGGTCACCTCGGCGCCTACTTCTTCCAGGACCTGCAAGTCGCAAAGTGGATTCTAACAGATCAGCCGCAGCGCCACGTGGATGTCGGCTCGCGGCTCGACGGCTTCATCGGCCACTTGGCCGTCTTCCGCGAGGTCGATGTGCTGGACATCCGCCCGCAGCCGGTGGCGGTGCCGAATGTGCGCTTCCACCAGGTGGACCTTTCCGCGGAGCTGCCGCCCGAGTGGATCGCCTGCACGGACTCGCTCTCCTGCCTGCACACCATCGAGCACTTCGGCCTCGGCCGCTACGGTGACGACATCGATCCGCTGGGGCACCTGAAGGGCCTCGAGCAACTCAAGCGCATGGTGAAGCCGGGCGGGCGCTTTTACCTCTCCACCCCCATCGGACCGGAGCGCGTGGAATTCAATGCCCACCGCATCTTCGCCGCCTCCACCGTGACCGGATGGTTCCGCGACGGCTGGCAGATCGAGCGCTTCGCCGTGGTGGACGACGCCACGCGCCTGCACCCGGAGGTCGATTGGCAGTCCGAAGCAGCGCGGAATCACCACGGCTGCCAGGCAGGCGTCGGCATCCTCTGCGCCATCCGCACATCCCCGTGA
- a CDS encoding glycosyltransferase, producing the protein MPSESPSIVVFAQVPPPEHGQSRMVKLMLDGLREETPELEVHHVNARFSDTMEDIGGTNWTKFARLGDFITRALYLWMRHRPRVLYYVPGPVRWSAVLRDWLVLGCLRPFYHQVAFHWHAIGHGEWAHGSDRLKLPGPKWLDRIARRISARVLESPALSIVLTPHSTKDAEVIDSKSSELIYNGIEDPCEATAEKIAAEREVRTRELVGESSPRFRALYMSVGTVEKGLFDMLDAVGLFLAAAPQTWEMDLTIAGGILPACRTSFDERLQSLERNFPQRLTVTQRGYVTGAEKIDCLASHDLFIAASRWESFGLTVAEAMASGLAVVAAASDGVQGVLPERYPFLAPVADAPALSDALRRCCDALLAGDGMEIHRELRGTFLSRYGRKDFCRSITSTLESLAEGPGHVRKAPSKLTVQVYLADQNPKLGRSLGISRMTEVLLKELADRGDLWLKGITSRSSVQMPAGTETLMVPWTTRGKFSRVVTDHLHPLWQQDHPPGVFYFPKGFLPRLHAMATPSAVTIHDTIIQYYADHYPEWRTEMEYRYWANMLKHTLRHADGILTISEAAREQILGFMERHGIPAKPVTVTYEPCTYEGVPQPVAPEKENYVLHLGSREPHKRTAWLIRQWAEASRTRTDLPKLHVVGRMPEEVVELAKTCPQVERLPFLDDAELQQQFERARALIFPSEIEGFGLPAVEAYFLGTPVCFTLGTSIEEVLGDAASRGGIRLDEPASLFSALDEVLALPPEQVRAWGLALRERYSARVVADHMVTVFHELARTHRRS; encoded by the coding sequence GTGCCGTCCGAGTCACCCAGCATCGTCGTCTTCGCCCAGGTCCCACCGCCGGAGCACGGGCAGAGCCGCATGGTGAAGCTCATGCTGGATGGCCTGCGCGAGGAGACACCGGAACTGGAGGTGCATCACGTGAATGCGCGCTTCTCCGATACGATGGAGGACATCGGCGGCACGAACTGGACGAAGTTCGCGCGCCTGGGAGACTTCATCACGCGCGCGCTCTACCTCTGGATGCGCCACCGCCCGCGGGTGCTCTACTACGTGCCCGGCCCGGTGCGGTGGAGCGCGGTGCTGCGGGACTGGCTGGTGCTCGGCTGCCTGCGGCCCTTTTACCATCAGGTCGCATTTCACTGGCACGCCATCGGACATGGCGAATGGGCGCACGGCTCGGATCGTCTGAAGCTGCCGGGGCCGAAGTGGCTGGACCGGATCGCCCGGCGGATCAGCGCGCGGGTGCTGGAGTCGCCCGCCCTGTCCATCGTCCTGACACCACATTCCACGAAGGACGCCGAGGTCATCGACTCGAAGTCCTCGGAGCTGATCTACAACGGGATTGAGGACCCGTGCGAGGCGACAGCGGAGAAGATCGCCGCCGAGCGCGAGGTGCGCACCCGTGAGCTGGTCGGCGAGTCGAGCCCGCGCTTCCGCGCGCTCTACATGTCGGTGGGCACGGTGGAGAAGGGCCTCTTCGACATGCTGGATGCGGTGGGGCTTTTCCTCGCCGCCGCGCCGCAGACCTGGGAAATGGACCTGACCATCGCAGGCGGCATCCTGCCGGCGTGCCGCACGTCCTTTGACGAGCGCCTGCAATCGCTGGAGCGGAATTTCCCGCAGCGCCTGACGGTGACGCAAAGGGGCTATGTGACGGGCGCCGAGAAGATCGACTGCCTCGCGAGCCACGACCTCTTCATCGCAGCGAGCCGCTGGGAAAGCTTCGGCCTCACGGTGGCTGAGGCGATGGCCTCCGGGCTCGCGGTCGTGGCCGCGGCATCGGACGGCGTGCAGGGCGTGCTGCCGGAGCGCTATCCATTCCTCGCCCCGGTCGCCGACGCGCCCGCTCTCTCCGACGCGCTCCGCAGGTGCTGTGACGCGCTCCTCGCCGGAGACGGGATGGAGATCCACCGGGAACTCCGCGGGACCTTCCTGAGCCGCTATGGCAGGAAGGACTTCTGCCGCTCGATCACCTCCACGCTGGAGTCCCTAGCGGAAGGCCCGGGCCACGTCCGCAAAGCTCCGTCGAAGCTCACCGTGCAGGTCTATCTGGCGGACCAGAATCCGAAGCTTGGACGAAGCCTCGGCATCTCCCGCATGACCGAGGTGCTGCTGAAGGAGCTGGCCGATCGCGGCGACCTGTGGCTGAAGGGCATCACCTCGCGCTCGTCCGTGCAGATGCCGGCGGGCACCGAGACCCTGATGGTGCCGTGGACCACGCGCGGGAAATTTTCCCGGGTGGTGACCGATCACCTGCATCCGCTGTGGCAGCAGGACCATCCGCCGGGTGTCTTCTATTTCCCGAAGGGCTTCCTCCCGCGGCTGCATGCCATGGCCACGCCGTCCGCGGTGACCATCCACGACACGATCATCCAGTACTACGCGGACCACTATCCCGAGTGGCGGACGGAGATGGAGTACCGCTACTGGGCGAACATGCTGAAGCACACGCTGCGGCACGCCGATGGCATCCTCACGATCTCGGAAGCGGCGCGCGAGCAGATCCTGGGATTCATGGAGCGCCACGGCATCCCCGCGAAGCCGGTGACCGTGACCTACGAGCCCTGCACCTACGAGGGCGTCCCACAGCCGGTCGCGCCGGAGAAGGAAAACTACGTCCTGCACCTCGGCTCGCGCGAGCCGCACAAGCGCACCGCCTGGCTGATCCGCCAGTGGGCCGAGGCATCGCGCACCCGCACCGACCTGCCGAAGCTGCACGTGGTGGGCAGGATGCCGGAAGAAGTGGTGGAGCTCGCGAAAACCTGCCCGCAGGTGGAGCGCCTGCCCTTCCTCGATGACGCGGAGCTGCAGCAGCAATTCGAGCGGGCGCGCGCGCTGATTTTCCCGTCGGAGATCGAGGGCTTCGGCCTGCCCGCGGTGGAGGCCTACTTCCTCGGCACGCCGGTCTGCTTCACGCTGGGCACCTCGATCGAGGAAGTGCTGGGCGATGCTGCAAGCCGCGGCGGCATCCGTCTCGACGAACCGGCCAGCCTCTTCAGCGCGCTGGACGAGGTGCTCGCGCTGCCACCGGAGCAAGTGCGCGCATGGGGCCTGGCACTGCGGGAAAGATACTCCGCGCGCGTCGTGGCGGACCACATGGTCACGGTCTTCCACGAGCTGGCCCGCACCCACCGACGATCATGA
- a CDS encoding glycosyltransferase family 2 protein codes for MMTFSIITPSFNQGRFLPQCIESVLSQDGIDFEHIVTDAGSTDETLDVLRRYPHLQWTSEPDDGMSDGINKGFRKATGDWVMWLNCDDYLLPGALAKVKALALAHPEADVIHGDCVFVKEDGTPIRRKYDTPVDEWDFLFVGCCIPSTATFYNRRVLEAGELLDTGYRNCMDWEYYLRLTRAGFRFRYVPEALAGFRWHEESTTQKHWQRMIEEGLRAQREHIAARKLPSFLGSPSLLKGLRKLYQVRRVAKRWMAHRRLH; via the coding sequence ATGATGACTTTCTCGATCATCACCCCGAGCTTCAACCAGGGGCGATTCCTCCCGCAGTGCATCGAAAGCGTCCTCTCCCAGGACGGCATCGACTTCGAGCACATCGTGACCGACGCGGGCTCGACCGATGAGACGCTGGACGTGCTGCGGCGCTACCCGCACCTCCAGTGGACCAGCGAGCCGGATGACGGCATGAGCGACGGGATCAACAAGGGCTTCCGCAAGGCCACCGGCGACTGGGTGATGTGGCTGAATTGCGACGACTACCTGCTGCCCGGCGCGCTGGCGAAAGTGAAAGCGCTCGCACTCGCGCATCCCGAGGCGGACGTGATCCACGGCGACTGCGTTTTCGTGAAGGAAGACGGCACGCCGATCCGCCGGAAGTACGACACGCCGGTGGACGAGTGGGATTTCCTCTTCGTGGGCTGCTGCATCCCCTCCACCGCCACCTTTTACAACCGACGCGTGCTGGAAGCGGGCGAGCTGCTCGATACCGGCTACCGGAATTGCATGGACTGGGAATACTACCTGCGTCTCACGCGGGCGGGATTCCGCTTCCGCTACGTGCCGGAGGCGCTGGCGGGATTCCGCTGGCATGAGGAGAGCACCACGCAGAAGCACTGGCAGCGGATGATCGAGGAAGGGCTGCGCGCCCAGCGGGAGCACATCGCCGCCCGCAAGCTGCCGTCATTCCTAGGCTCGCCGTCCTTGCTGAAGGGGCTGCGGAAGCTCTATCAGGTGCGGCGTGTGGCGAAGCGCTGGATGGCGCACCGCCGGCTTCACTGA